ATCAGATGTCATTAAGAATTTTTGAGTATAATAAGCAAAAAAAGACCAGAGGCATGCTCTGGTCTTAATTCACTAAGTAAAAATACTTAGCTGCTTATTACGGTCATATATTGCTCGGCGATCTTATTTTTTAATGACAGCCAAACAGTATGACGGTTTAGCGTATTACATACCACGAGCGCGGCGTACGTCTTCTGCAGTAATACCATCACGGTCGATTATGTTGCCTTCGCGGTCTACTACGTTGCCATCGCGATCGATATCTAGTTCTTCACGTTGGATAGTCTCAACGATAGTTTCAGTATGACGTTCAGTGGTTTTACCGACGTTCACTTCTTCAGATACATAAGTGTCTTTACCAACGCGGGCACGTTCAGCCTCTAGTTCAACCTCAATGGTTTGATTACCATCAATGTCACCGATACGGCGATCTGTTGGACGATCTACGTTAGTACGCTGAATATTAGCATGCTCTTCTTCTAGCTCAACATCGACATTGCGCTCTTCGGTCACTATATGCTTACCAACTTTAACCAAACCTGCTACGATACGATCTTTATTGACGGTCAAGCGCTCTTCTAGTAGCTCTAGTGTGTTTGGTGCGTCATAGGCATGGTCTGCAATCTCCATACGCTCTGCAACTGGAACAGTATCAGCAACAAATGCTTGACGATCCTTTTGATACTGATCTTTATAGCTATACTGATAATCATGGTCATATACTTCCATGGCATCGACTTGAGACTTGGTCAAGCTGTCAAAAAACACATCATCACCAACGATACGTGCCAAACCTGCTGGTACCAATACTTCTTTTGAGCTGAACCAGCCACCAGCATCAACGATCAAATAACGAATGCGACCAGTGGTATCTTCTACTAATGCACCTTCAATTTTACCGATTTTTTCTTCATTGACACCATAGGCAGTTTTACCTGTTGGGTCATAATAATCATCACCGATTAAATCTTTATGAGTAGCTTGGATATCTTTTAAACGGATTAGTTGGCTCATTGTTGTCTTCCTTTTTTATGAGTTAATCATTATTAATTATTTTAAAAACAATCGTTGTTTTGGAAAAGTTAAATTTCTAGTAAAAATATTTTTATAATAAAGTGTGTAGCAAGCCATGTGAGTAGCCTCTACATCGACTTGTAAGAATCTTAACATCATGATTTTCGATGAGATATATGAGCAAGGTAGCAAAGTGTGCGCTTGAAGTAATTGCGTGTAATAGGCTGTAAGTGGCATAACATAGCTGGGGTCAAAGATTAACGTGTCTTTACACAGAGCAATATTTCTAGCTTATTTAAGAGTCATAGACACAGAAAAACCGCATAGCAAATAGCGATGCGGTTCCTGATATGTTGAAAATTTTGTAATAAACGATAATGATAGAAGCTAATTTAACATATCAATCGATTAATTGATCTACTTGAGTGTTAAGCAAGTTCAATAGCCACAGCCACGGCTTCACCGCCACCAATACAAAGTGTCGCAACGCCTTTTTTGCCGCCAGTACGCTTGAGAGAGTTGATAAGCGTGATCAAGATACGAGCACCTGAACAGCCTACTGGATGACCGAGTGCACAAGCGCCGCCTTCGACGTTTACTTTGGCATGGTCGATTTTTAGCTCGTCCATAGCCGCCATAGTTACCATTGCAAACGCTTCGTTAATTTCCCATAAGTCAACATCAGCGACTGACCAACCAGCACTAGCCAATACTTTTTCAATTGCACCAATCGGAGCAATGGTAAATTCGCTTGGATGACGAGAGTTTGATGCGGTTGCAACGATACGCGCTTGATAGTCCAAACCTTCAGCTTTCGCTTGCGATTCTTTCATGACCACAACCGCTGCCGCACCGTCTGAGATTGAGCTGGCATTTGCTGCCGTGATGGTGCCATCTTTGGCGAAGGCTGGACGTAGAGTAGGGATACGCTCAGCATTAGCAAGCGCTGGTTGCTCATCGGTATCGACGGTTTGCTCGCCTTTACGGGTTTTAAAAGTCACTGGCGTGATTTCATCTTTGAAGTGGTCGTCTTTGATAGCAGTGAGCGCACGATTTAGCGATTCGATAGCAAACGCATCCATTTGCTCACGGGTATAGCCTTTTTCATCAGCCATTTCCTGTGCGAACATACCCATCAGTTTGCCAGTTTCAGCATCTTCTAAACCGTCTAGGAACATATGGTCTTTGACTTCTTTATGTCCCATACGGTAGCCGCCACGTGACCCTGGCATAATATATGGCGCATTGGTCATTGATTCCATGCCACCAGCGACTGCTACATTGAAACTACCTGCTTTGATGCCGTCATGTGCTTGCATGACTGCTTTTAGTCCTGAACCACAAAGCTTGTTAATAGTGACAGCGCCAGTTGCATCAGATAAACCCGCATTACGCATCGCTTGACGGGCAGGACCTTGACCCAAGCCTGCGGTTAAGATACAGCCCATAATGACCTCGTCAATACTATCGACTACCACACCTGAGCGTTCGACAGCGGCTTTAATAGCAGCGCCACCAAGTTCCGTTGCGCTCATATCTTTTAGTGCGCCTTGGAAGCCGCCCATTGGGGTACGTGCGCCGTTTAAAATTACAATTGCATCATTTGACATCGTTATTATTC
This region of Psychrobacter sp. JCM 18902 genomic DNA includes:
- a CDS encoding DUF2382 domain-containing protein, with product MSQLIRLKDIQATHKDLIGDDYYDPTGKTAYGVNEEKIGKIEGALVEDTTGRIRYLIVDAGGWFSSKEVLVPAGLARIVGDDVFFDSLTKSQVDAMEVYDHDYQYSYKDQYQKDRQAFVADTVPVAERMEIADHAYDAPNTLELLEERLTVNKDRIVAGLVKVGKHIVTEERNVDVELEEEHANIQRTNVDRPTDRRIGDIDGNQTIEVELEAERARVGKDTYVSEEVNVGKTTERHTETIVETIQREELDIDRDGNVVDREGNIIDRDGITAEDVRRARGM
- a CDS encoding thiolase family protein, translating into MSNDAIVILNGARTPMGGFQGALKDMSATELGGAAIKAAVERSGVVVDSIDEVIMGCILTAGLGQGPARQAMRNAGLSDATGAVTINKLCGSGLKAVMQAHDGIKAGSFNVAVAGGMESMTNAPYIMPGSRGGYRMGHKEVKDHMFLDGLEDAETGKLMGMFAQEMADEKGYTREQMDAFAIESLNRALTAIKDDHFKDEITPVTFKTRKGEQTVDTDEQPALANAERIPTLRPAFAKDGTITAANASSISDGAAAVVVMKESQAKAEGLDYQARIVATASNSRHPSEFTIAPIGAIEKVLASAGWSVADVDLWEINEAFAMVTMAAMDELKIDHAKVNVEGGACALGHPVGCSGARILITLINSLKRTGGKKGVATLCIGGGEAVAVAIELA